From Camelina sativa cultivar DH55 chromosome 5, Cs, whole genome shotgun sequence:
NNNNNNNNNNNNNNNNNNNNNNNNNNNNNNNNNNNNNNNNNNNNNNNNNNNNNNNNNNNNNNNNNNNNNNNNNNNNNNNNNNNNNNNNNNNNNNNNNNNNNNNNNNNNNNNNNNNNNNNNNNNNNNNNNNNNNNNNNNNNNNNNNNNNNNNNNNNNNNNNNNNNNNNNNNNNNNNNNNNNNNNNNNNNNNNNNNNNNNNNNNNNNNNNNNNNNNNNNNNNNNNNNNNNNNNNNNNNNNNNNNNNNNNNNNNNNNNNNNNNNNNNNNNNNNNNNNNNNNNNNNNNNNNNNNNNNNNNNNNNNNNNNNNNNNNNNNNNNNNNNNNNNNNNNNNNNNNNNNNNNNNNNNNNNNNNNNNNNNNNNNNNNNNNNNNNNNNNNNNNNNNNNNNNNNNNNNNNNNNNNNNNNNNNNNNNNNNNNNNNNNNNNNNNNNNNNNNNNNNNNNNCAAGATGTGGCCATATATTGCAGAGGTGAGATTCTAATCTTCTTTTGTTACAAGATTAGGTGTTTTCTTTTCCCGTGTATATAGTTGGAAGTTGGCTATTAAATCAGTAGCATATATACCCTGACTCATGGTAACTGAAGATATCCTAAGAAGAGGAGATTTATTATGCTGTCAAGTTGTACTCCGGAGTTCGTAACTATTGAATAAGTGTGAGATTTAGCTTGTCTAGAATGGACTCCTCGACTGATTCGTTTTTACTGGTACACATATCCAGTGTTTCTTGACACCTAAGATAGTTCCAATTTGTTCGAATAGAAAACACTTGCCCCAGTGCAGCTTGGCAATCAAAGAGTGTAATTTTCGTTGTTCTGTTGACTAATCTCCAGGCAGCAACTATGGTAATAAGAGATTCCGTTGAACCTCTACTTGAAGATTACAGACCACCAGGAATTACTTCCCTGAAGTTCAGCAAATNATTTACTCTTGGTTTCCATAATTTTTGGGTGGTCCGACTAGAGAAAATCTAATTATGGTTCCATTACCCTTGATATAAACAATACTTTATTTTGtgtacatattatatatgtctTTGGTTTTGGAATAAGTGTAGTACAGTTTAGCCACTCGGTTTCTCAGCAAACATAACAAAATTCTCAAACTGCAAAccttttgtaatttatttttctcaggTCAAATGGCTGAATAAACTACTGAGCAAGATGTGGCCATATATTGCAGAGGTGAGATTCTAATCTTCTTTTGTTACAAGATTAGGTGTTTTCTTTTCCCGTGTATATAGTTGGAAGTTGGCTATTAAATCAGTAGCATATATACCCTGACTCATGGTAACTGAAGATATCCTAAGAAGAGGAGATTTATTATGCTNNNNNNNNNNNNNNNNNNNNNNNNNNNNNNNNNNNNNNNNNNNNNNNNNNNNNNNNNNNNNNNNNNNNNNNNNNNNNNNNNNNNNNNNNNNNNNNNNNNNNNNNNNNNNNNNNNNNNNNNNNNNNNNNNNNNNNNNNNNNNNNNNNNNNNNNNNNNNNNNNNNNNNNNNNNNNNNNNNNNNNNNNNNNNNNNNNNNNNNNNNNNNNNNNNNNNNNNNNNNNNNNNNNNNNNNNNNNNNNNNNNNNNNNNNNNNNNNNNNNNNNNNNNNNNNNNNNNNNNNNNNNNNNNNNNNNNNNNNNNNNNNNNNNNNNNNNNNNNNNNNNNNNNNNNNNNNNNNNNNNNNNNNNNNNNNNNNNNNNNNNNNNNNNNNNNNNNNNNNNNNNNNNNNNNNNNNNNNNNNNNNNNNNNNNNNNNNNNNNNNNNNNNNNNNNNNNNNNNNNNNNNNNNNNNNNNNNNNNNNNNNNNNNNNNNNNNNNNNNNNNNNNNNNNNNNNNNNNNNNNNNNNNNNNNNNNNNNNNNNNNNNNNNNNNNNNNNNNNNNNNNNNNNNNNNNNNNNNNNNNNNNNNNNNNNNNNNNNNNNNNNNNNNNNNNNNNNNNNNNNNNNNNNNNNNNNNNNNNNNNNNNNNNNNNNNNNNNNNNNNNNNNNNNNNNNNNNNNNNNNNNNNNNNNNNNNNNNNNNNNNNNNNNNNNNNNNNNNNNNNNNNNNNNNNNNNNNNNNNNNNNNNNNNNNNNNNNNNNNNNNNNNNNNNNNNNNNNNNNNNNNNNNNNNNNNNNNNNNNNNNNNNNNNNNNNNNNNNNNNNNNNNNNNNNNNNNNNNNNNNNNNNNNNNNNNNNNNNNNNNNNNNNNNNNNNNNNNNNNNNNNNNNNNNNNNNNNNNNNNNNNNNNNNNNNNNNNNNNNNNNNNNNNNNNNNNNNNNNNNNNNNNNNNNNNNNNNNNNNNNNNNNNNNNNNNNNNNNNNNNNNNNNNNNNNNNNNNNNNNNNNNNNNNNNNNNNNNNNNNNNNNNNNNNNNNNNNNNNNNNNNNNNNNNNNNNNNNNNNNNNNNNNNNNNNNNNNNNNNNNNNNNNNNNNNNNNNNNNNNNNNNNNNNNNNNNNNNNNNNNNNNNNNNNNNNNNNNNNNNNNNNNNNNNNNNNNNNNNNNNNNNNNNNNNNNNNNNNNNNNNNNNNNNNNNNNNNNNNNNNNNNNNNNNNNNNNNNNNNNNNNNNNNNNNNNNNNNNNNNNNNNNNNNNNNNNNNNNNNNNNNNNNNNNNNNNNNNNNNNNNNNNNNNNNNNNNNNNNNNNNNNNNNNNNNNNNNNNNNNNNNNNNNNNNNNNNNNNNNNNNNNNNNNNNNNNNNNNNNNNNNNNNNNNNNNNNNNNNNNNNNNNNNNNNNNNNNNNNNNNNNNNNNNNNNNNNNNNNNNNNNNNNNNNNNNNNNNNNNNNNNNNNNNNNNNNNNNNNNNNNNNNNNNNNNNNNNNNNNNNNNNNNNNNNNNNNNNNNNNNNNNNNNNNNNNNNNNNNNNNNNNNNNNNNNNNNNNNNNNNNNNNNNNNNNNNNNNNNNNNNNNNNNNNNNNNNNNNNNNNNNNNNNNNNNNNNNNNNNNNNNNNNNNNNNNNNNNNNNNNNNNNNNNNNNNNNNNNNNNNNNNNNNNNNNNNNNNNNNNNNNNNNNNNNNNNNNNNNNNNNNNNNNNNNNNNNNNNNNNNNNNNNNNNNNNNNNNNNNNNNNNNNNNNNNNNNNNNNNNNNNNNNNNNNNNNNNNNNNNNNNNNNNNNNNNNNNNNNNNNNNNNNNNNNNNNNNNNNNNNNNNNNNNNNNNNNNNNNNNNNNNNNNNNNNNNNNNNNNNNNNNNNNNNNNNNNNNNNNNNNNNNNNNNNNNNNNNNNNNNNNNNNNNNNNNNNNNNNNNNNNNNNNNNNNNNNNNNNNNNNNNNNNNNNNNNNNNNNNNNNNNNNNNNNNNNNNNNNNNNNNNNNNNNNNNNNNNNNNNNNNNNNNNNNNNNNNNNNNNNNNNNNNNNNNNNNNNNNNNNNNNNNNNNNNNNNNNNNNNAATAAACTACTGACCAAGATGTGGCCATATATTGCAGAGGTGAGATTCTAATCTTCTTTTGTTACAAGATTAGGTGTTTTCTTTTCCCGTGTATATAGTTGGAAGTTGGCTATTAAATCAGTAGCATATATACCCTGACTCATGGTAACTGAAGATATCCTAAGAAGAGGAGATTTATTATGCTGTCAAGTTGTACTCCGGAGTTCGTAACTATTGAATAAGTGTGAGATTTAGCTTGTCTAGAATGGACTCCTCGACTGATTCGTTTTTACTGGTACACATATCCAGTGTTTCTTGACACCTAAGATAGTTCCAATTTGTTCGAATAGAAAACACTTGCCCCAGTGCAGCTTGGCAATCAAAGAGTGTAATTTTCGTTGTTCTGTTGACTAATCTCCAGGCAGCAACTATGGTAATAAGAGATTCCGTTGAACCTCTACTTGAAGATTACAGACCACCAGGAATTACTTCCCTGAAGTTCAGCAAATTGACATTGGGTAACGTAGCACCCAAGATTGAAGGTAAAGTACAGTGGACAACATTATTTTTGCTTCCGTTCCATTGTTCAACCTTGCATTTTTCTACTATATATTTTGGATGAGTTGCCTTACATATGCTAATGAATCCTTATGCTTATAAGAACATCATGCATTTGTTTCGTAGATTATCTTTGCTGTAAGCCTGATCACACGCATAATTAATCATTGTTGCAGGTATTCGTGTTCAAAGTTTCAAGGAAGGTCAAGTCACAATGGACGTTGATCTTCGATGGGGTGGTGATCCAAATATTGTTTTAGGTGTTACAGCACTTGTTGGTTCTATACCCATTCAGGTTACTAGagataatatattttagtatttgtcgTTTGGGCAGTCGTTTTTTCCCAGTAGAGATAAACAAACAATTGTTTTTGGCTGAAACAGttgaaggatcttcaagttttcaCAGTTGCACGTGTTATCTTTCAACTTGCGGATGAAATTCCTTGTATatctgctgttgttgttgctctaCTTGCTGAGGTACATTTTTTGCTGATAAGATCCATTTTTCTTATATCATCTCTCGTCTTACAATGACCAACTTTTTAAATGTTATTAACCAGCCAAAACCGAGAATTGATTACACACTGAAGGCTGTTGGTGGAAGCTTAACAGCGATTCCTGGACTATCTGATATGATCGATGTAAGTTCCTCTCTTGGTATAGTACAAGTTGCTTCCATATGTTTTGTTTGCTCCCATTTGGTCTTATACGCAGctttttgcttctctctttgTTAGGATACTGTTGATACTATCGTCAAAGACATGCTCCAGTGGCCTCATAGAATTGTTGTTCCCATTGGTGGTATTCCTGTTGATTTAAGGTACCTTCATGTGATCTANTTATGCTGTCAAGTTGTACTCCGGAGTTCGTAACTATTGAATAAGTGTGAGATTTAGCTTGTCTAGAATGGACTCCTCGACTGATTCGTTTTTACTGGTACACATATCCAGTGTTTCTTGACACCTAAGATAGTTCCAATTTGTTCGAATAGAAAACACTTGCCCCAGTGCAGCTTGGCAATCAAAGAGTGTAATTTTCGTTGTTCTGTTGACTAATCTCCAGGCAGCAACTATGGTAATAAGAGATTCCNCTTCATGTGATCTActtgtttttcattttgttttcacTCACAAATATTTTGCCTGCCACTGCCtatcttttgtcttttctcCTCTTCTGAAATAGCCATAGGATTTACTTGGGAAATCATTATACTTATTGAGAAAGCACTATATAGTTTTACAattctctctatcttttctCTTTCCAGTGATTTGGAGCTTAAGCCACAGGGAAAGCTTATAGTAACAATTCTGAAAGCAACTAACTTGAAGAATAAGGAATTGATTGGAAAATCTGACCCTTATGCTACCATCCACATTCGTCCTGTATTCAAGTATAAAACAAAGGCAATCGAGAACAATCTGAATCCTGTTTGGGATCAAACATTTGAATTGATTGCAGAGGACAAAGAAACACAGTCGCTCACTGTAGAGGTCTGGAATCTGAAACATTTATGCTTCATATTTGTTCAACTTTGCCATTGCAAACATTAACTATTCTCTTTGTTCTATTTCAACTTTTGGCAGGTATTCGATAAAGACGTAGGTCAAGATGAGCGTCTAGGACTTGTGAAACTCCCCTTAAGCAGTTTGGAAAACGAAGTTACAAAAGAACTGGAGTTAAATCTGTTGTCTTCActtgatactttgaaagttaaaGACAAGAAAGATCGAGGAAGTATAACTCTTAAGGTATAGATCTTCCCTTGAATAAACAGCAAAAGTTTTCCTTTTCGCCGGTTCCTAAAATGGCTTGAATTGAAGGTACATTATCATGAGTTCAACAAAGAGGAGCAAATGGCGGCATTAGAAGACGAGAAGAAGATTATGGAGGAAAGGAAGAGACTGAAGGAAGCAGGTGTGATAGGTAGCACAATGGATGCAGTTGGGATGGTAGGAAGTGGGCTCGGTGCTGGTGTAGGAATGGTTGGGACTGGGATTGGTACAGGAGTCGGGTTGGTTGGGACTGGAGTGACCTCAGGTGTTGGTATGGTTGGTAGTGGCTTTGGAGCTGTGGGTAGCGGGTTAAGCAAAGCAGGGAGATTTATGGGTAGAACAATTACAGGTCAGACTAGCAAACGCAGTGGCTCATCCACACCTGTGAATACGGTTCAAGAGAACGATGTTGCGAAACAACAGTAAG
This genomic window contains:
- the LOC104788382 gene encoding synaptotagmin-4 isoform X2 encodes the protein MWPYIAEAATMVIRDSVEPLLEDYRPPGITSLKFSKLTLGNVAPKIEGIRVQSFKEGQVTMDVDLRWGGDPNIVLGVTALVGSIPIQLKDLQVFTVARVIFQLADEIPCISAVVVALLAEPKPRIDYTLKAVGGSLTAIPGLSDMIDDTVDTIVKDMLQWPHRIVVPIGGIPVDLSDLELKPQGKLIVTILKATNLKNKELIGKSDPYATIHIRPVFKYKTKAIENNLNPVWDQTFELIAEDKETQSLTVEVFDKDVGQDERLGLVKLPLSSLENEVTKELELNLLSSLDTLKVKDKKDRGSITLKVHYHEFNKEEQMAALEDEKKIMEERKRLKEAGVIGSTMDAVGMVGSGLGAGVGMVGTGIGTGVGLVGTGVTSGVGMVGSGFGAVGSGLSKAGRFMGRTITGQTSKRSGSSTPVNTVQENDVAKQQ
- the LOC104788382 gene encoding synaptotagmin-5 isoform X1, whose protein sequence is MGLISGILFGIIFGVAIMAGWSRMMTHRSSKRIAKAVDMKLLGSLSRDDLKKICGDNFPQWISFPAFEQVKWLNKLLSKMWPYIAEAATMVIRDSVEPLLEDYRPPGITSLKFSKLTLGNVAPKIEGIRVQSFKEGQVTMDVDLRWGGDPNIVLGVTALVGSIPIQLKDLQVFTVARVIFQLADEIPCISAVVVALLAEPKPRIDYTLKAVGGSLTAIPGLSDMIDDTVDTIVKDMLQWPHRIVVPIGGIPVDLSDLELKPQGKLIVTILKATNLKNKELIGKSDPYATIHIRPVFKYKTKAIENNLNPVWDQTFELIAEDKETQSLTVEVFDKDVGQDERLGLVKLPLSSLENEVTKELELNLLSSLDTLKVKDKKDRGSITLKVHYHEFNKEEQMAALEDEKKIMEERKRLKEAGVIGSTMDAVGMVGSGLGAGVGMVGTGIGTGVGLVGTGVTSGVGMVGSGFGAVGSGLSKAGRFMGRTITGQTSKRSGSSTPVNTVQENDVAKQQ